The DNA segment CGCGATCGTACAAACCGGCAGCCATATAGTCACGACCAAGCTGCTGCACGGCCAGCAGCCGCTGATCAAAAGTCAGAGAAGCACTCTCCATCAAAGACTGATGGATACGGATAGCGCGGTCGACTTCGCCACGCGAGCGGAATAAGTTGCCTAACGTAAGATGAGCTTCGACCGTATTACTGTCCTCTTTAAGCATATCAAGGAACAGGTCGACCGCTTTGTCCTGCTGGTTAGAAAGCAGGAAGTTCACCCCGGCCACATATTCACGTGAAAGACGGCTCGCTTCCTGTTGCTTATCCTGCTGAGCACTTCTGCGTCCCATATACCAACCATAGGCGGCAGCAACGGGAAGAAGCAGAAACAGCAGCTCTAACATAGTCTCTATTCCTTCGGTGTCGCAGAAGGTGCGAGGTTTTCTGGCTCAGTCGGCACAGCCTGCTGTTCCAGTCGACGGATTTTCCGTTCAGCGCGCACTAAACCCAAGCGCACTCGGATATAAAACAGACCGCAGATAACCCAACCCAAAATGAATCCGGCTGCAAACAATGTGGCAAGCAACGTCGACAGGCGATATTCGCCCTGAGCAATTAAATAGTTGAACGCAACAACCTGATCGTTATGCGCACCCAATGTGACAGAAAGCACAAAGATGGCTAAAACGACCAAAAAAATCAGCAGATATTTCACATTTCTTCCTGTAAATCAGGTTAACCGGATGAATTATGCCAAAGAAAACAGCACCCGAATGGTTAAATTATCATTTAGTTATATTGTAGGGAAACCCCACGTAGCACTAAAACCCTGTTTTAACAGCGTGCTCACCCTAACAACATCATGCCATTCTCCAATGAGATCCCCAAGTACCACACGGAAGAATAGATAAATATTAGGATCATATGGGGCCAAATGCCTAAAACTTCAAGCGTTCTTCTGCCTTACTCTTCTGTGCGCGCACGGATTTCCTGAGATTCAGGCACGCTGATGCCAAGAGAACCGCACCATCGCTGCACCAGCACGCAAGAAAGCGTGACAAGCGCCCAGCTTATCCCGCTGGCGACAATTAAATCCACGGGCCAGTGCATTCCTAATACCAGACGGCTTCCCATCACGCCTATTGCCCAGAGGGTGATTAGCGCCGTTGAAACATAATGGCGGCGCGGCAACAGCAGGCCAAACGCGAGCAATGCCCACGTTGCAGCAAACATTGTGTGCCCAGAAGGAAAAGCAAAACCCGTTTCAAACGCCCAATGACTTTTCAGCCACTGTGGAATTCGTGTTTCATGCAGCAATTGTTCTGTGACAAGAGTGCTGCGCTCTGCACGTTTGAGCGCATAAAACGCCTGAGCATCAACGCTATGTTCGCTTTCGAGCCATAAAACAAAAGGCCGCGGTTCTTGCACCCAGCCTTTTATCGTCGATTTAATCGTCTGCCCCACCAACACCGTTGCCATCAGTATAATAAATAAGATTATCGTTGCTTTGATCCGAAAGCGTAAACACCATAAAAACCAACAGCCAAGGATCAAACACGTCAGGATGCCCCACGGCGCTGTCACTGTTTCAGTCATTGCAAAGAGGGCTTTGAGCACATTGTCTGAGCCATCAGGCTGCCATTTCCAGCCGCAAAGCCAAACACTCACCGGCATCGCCAGCAGCACAATCAGGCCCAAAGTAATACGTTTTGCAATCTGTAACATCAATTAATCCTTTCTTTCTATTGATTATTCAGTGTAGCAACACCATATCAATGAAGCCTATCAGGAATTGCCGAGCGGTGTTTTATTGACCGGTTGAAACAAATAATACGTGTCCTACAGCGAAAACTGCTGTATCGCCGCGACTTGTGGCAAAATAGGAACCCTATTAACGATTCGGTTTTACCGGATTTACTTCGGTTGTGCCTGCACTCACCTGCATCGGCGGCGCACAATAACCGATGTCCGTTATGGACAGTATCTAAAAGATGTAGTTGTGGAGATCAACATGCAGCTTAAACGAGTGGCTGAAGCAAAACTGCCGACACCTTGGGGTGATTTTTTGATGGTCGGCTTTGAAGAGATTGCCACCGGTCATGACCATCTGGCATTAGTTTATGGTGATGTGTCTGGCTCAACGCCCGTGCTTTCACGCGTGCACTCCGAGTGTTTAACCGGCGATGCCCTATTCAGCCTACGCTGCGACTGTGGTTTTCAGCTAGAAGCGGCGCTTGAGCACATCGCTGAAGAAGGTCGAGGGATCTTGCTTTATCACCGTCAAGAAGGTCGCAATATTGGCCTGCTCAACAAAATTCGCGCTTACGCCTTACAAGATAAAGGCGCGGATACGGTTGAAGCTAACCATCAGTTAGGGTTTGCCGCTGACGAACGAGATTTCACCCTTTGCGCCGATATGTTCAAACTGTTGGGCGTTGACCAAGTGCGCTTGCTGACGAACAATCCAAAGAAAGTAGAAATTTTGACAGAGGCAGGTATCAACATTACCGAACGCGTACCTCTAATCGTGGGACGTAATCCTAAGAATGAACGCTATCTGTCGACGAAAGCCGCAAAGATGGGTCACTTACTCGATTAAAATACCGTATTGCTGATATAACGCAGATACAACAAAGGAGGCCAATGGCCTCCTTTTTAATACGCACTTAGCGATATCACAGGATTAGTGATTACGGATGTACTCATCCATATCGGTTTTCAGGTTATCGGATTTTGTCCCGAAGATAGCCTGAACGCCAGAACCCGCAACCACCACACCCGCAGCCCCCAGTTTCTTCAGGCCAGCCTGATCCACTTTAGCCACATCAGCTACGCTCACGCGCAGACGAGTGATACACGCATCAAGGTTTGTGATGTTGTCTTTACCACCGAAGGCAGCCACCAGCGCAGCAGACATACCGTCATTGCTCTGCGCGCTTTGTTCGGAAGATGAATCCTCACGACCAGGCGTTTTCAGGTTCAGTTTGGTGATCAACACGCGGAAAATCGTGTAATACACCAGACCGTAGATGATACCCACAATCGGGAACAGCCAAATTTTGCTGCTGTTTCCGCTCAGAACGATAAAGTCGATCAGACCATGTGAGAAACTTGTCCCATCACGCATGCCCAACAGAATACAAATTGGGAAAGCCAGAC comes from the Hafnia alvei genome and includes:
- the ribA gene encoding GTP cyclohydrolase II yields the protein MQLKRVAEAKLPTPWGDFLMVGFEEIATGHDHLALVYGDVSGSTPVLSRVHSECLTGDALFSLRCDCGFQLEAALEHIAEEGRGILLYHRQEGRNIGLLNKIRAYALQDKGADTVEANHQLGFAADERDFTLCADMFKLLGVDQVRLLTNNPKKVEILTEAGINITERVPLIVGRNPKNERYLSTKAAKMGHLLD
- the pgpB gene encoding phosphatidylglycerophosphatase B, with the translated sequence MLQIAKRITLGLIVLLAMPVSVWLCGWKWQPDGSDNVLKALFAMTETVTAPWGILTCLILGCWFLWCLRFRIKATIILFIILMATVLVGQTIKSTIKGWVQEPRPFVLWLESEHSVDAQAFYALKRAERSTLVTEQLLHETRIPQWLKSHWAFETGFAFPSGHTMFAATWALLAFGLLLPRRHYVSTALITLWAIGVMGSRLVLGMHWPVDLIVASGISWALVTLSCVLVQRWCGSLGISVPESQEIRARTEE
- a CDS encoding LapA family protein, whose amino-acid sequence is MKYLLIFLVVLAIFVLSVTLGAHNDQVVAFNYLIAQGEYRLSTLLATLFAAGFILGWVICGLFYIRVRLGLVRAERKIRRLEQQAVPTEPENLAPSATPKE